In bacterium, the DNA window CCGAAAAAGAAAAAGAAAAACTGATTGAAGATCTTCAATATGCGTTAGCGCAGGTAAAGACATTAAGAGGATTGATGCCGATATGTTCGCATTGCAAAAAGGTCCGTGACGATAAAGGTTACTGGCATCAGGTGGAAGAATATTTGGAAAAGCATTCTGAAATCGCTTTCAGCCACGGCATCTGCCCCGATTGCAGAAAGAAACTTTATCCCGAATTGACAAAGAAAAAACCTGCGAAAAACAGGAGAACCGGGAAATAAGTTTATACGTTAAACCGGAAGAGCACTATATCAGAATCTTCGATAATGTAATCTTTTCCCTTTAACGCCCACTTTCCCGCATCTTTTACCGCCTGCTCGCCGCCAAGTTCAAAAAGATCTTTCGACTTGATTATTTCGGCGCGTATGAAACCGCGTTCGATGTCGGTGTGTATTTTGCCGGCTGTCTGCGGAGCGGAAAGCCCCTTTGTTATAATCCAGGAACGGGCTTCATTTTCGCCTGCTGTAAAGAATGTGATAAGGTTTAAAAGCTTTACGGACAATCTTGCCATTAAATTTATGGCAGGTTCATTTATTCCAAGGCCTTTGAGAAATTCTTCCCGTTCCGTTTCGGCAAGGGAGTTTATTTCAACTTCGGTTTTTGCCGCAATCGGGAAAGTGACGGTTGTCGGAGAATCGAACCTGGCTATGTTATCGGGCAATTTCCGGTTGATATCCGTTTCGTCGGAATTTAATGCTATAAGAACATTTTTTTTAGTTATGAATTGCAGAGGGAGAAGTAATTTTTTTTCTTCGTCCGAAAAAGCCGTATCCCTTACGGGTTTTTCGTTTTCAAGCTGTGATTTTATTTTTAACAGGAGGGTTTTTTCCTTGTCGAGGACTTCGGTTTTTTTCTTTTTTTCGGATTCTTTCATCCTTTCCAGCCTTGTTTCCACAAGCATAAGATCTGCGAGAATAAGTTCCTGTAAGATGATGTTTATGTCCCTTTCCGGGTCTACGGTTTCTTTTATATGATATACGGCATCATTTTTAAACTGTCTTACAACAAGGCATACGGCGTCAAGATTTTTAAGGATATTAAGTGAATCTTTGAGCGATGCATGGCCGGGGACTATTGCAGGAAGAAGCTGGTATTCAATTTCGGCATGGGTTATTTTTCTCGATTTGTATATCTCCGCGATTTTGTCCAGTTTGGGATCCTTGATTTTACATATGCCGATGTTTGCGGAAATCCCGTCATTGCCTGTTAAAAGCTTAAAAAGCGTCTTTTTCCCGGATTGGGGAAAACCAAGCAGCCCGATTTTCATGCGCGAGACCTTTAAATATTTTTTATTTTAACATCGGTTCCGTCAGCGCCGGGATCCTGCCGGCGCTTTTTTGACCCGGCATTATACCATCAATTTGAAAAAAAAATAAAGAAACTTGTTGTT includes these proteins:
- a CDS encoding YchF family ATPase; its protein translation is MKIGLLGFPQSGKKTLFKLLTGNDGISANIGICKIKDPKLDKIAEIYKSRKITHAEIEYQLLPAIVPGHASLKDSLNILKNLDAVCLVVRQFKNDAVYHIKETVDPERDINIILQELILADLMLVETRLERMKESEKKKKTEVLDKEKTLLLKIKSQLENEKPVRDTAFSDEEKKLLLPLQFITKKNVLIALNSDETDINRKLPDNIARFDSPTTVTFPIAAKTEVEINSLAETEREEFLKGLGINEPAINLMARLSVKLLNLITFFTAGENEARSWIITKGLSAPQTAGKIHTDIERGFIRAEIIKSKDLFELGGEQAVKDAGKWALKGKDYIIEDSDIVLFRFNV